One Kitasatospora sp. NBC_01287 DNA window includes the following coding sequences:
- a CDS encoding PadR family transcriptional regulator, whose amino-acid sequence MALRHAVLAALLDGEYSGYQLAKAFDVGVANFWHALPQQLYAELAKLEGEGLVEGRQVVQETRPNKRLFHVTDAGRAELERFAEAASKPSFIRDDLLVKVHSADRIGTAPVIEQLQERATAAEGKIELLAAMLRQLRGDLDEDEYLRRGERIGPYLTCLRGLSFEQEHRDWCLRIAAVLRERQAARTDR is encoded by the coding sequence ATGGCCTTGCGACATGCCGTGCTGGCGGCACTGCTGGACGGCGAGTACAGCGGATACCAACTGGCGAAGGCGTTCGACGTCGGCGTCGCGAACTTCTGGCACGCCCTGCCCCAGCAGTTGTACGCCGAGCTGGCCAAGCTGGAGGGGGAGGGGCTGGTCGAGGGTCGGCAGGTGGTCCAGGAGACCCGGCCCAACAAGCGCCTGTTCCACGTCACCGACGCTGGTCGCGCCGAGCTGGAGCGGTTCGCCGAAGCCGCCTCGAAACCCTCGTTCATCCGCGACGACCTGCTCGTCAAGGTCCACAGTGCCGACCGGATCGGCACCGCTCCGGTGATCGAGCAGCTCCAGGAGCGGGCGACCGCGGCCGAGGGCAAGATCGAGCTCCTCGCCGCGATGCTGCGGCAGTTGCGGGGCGACCTGGACGAGGACGAGTACCTTCGCCGCGGCGAGCGGATCGGGCCGTACCTGACCTGCCTGCGCGGCCTGTCCTTCGAGCAGGAGCACCGGGACTGGTGCCTGCGGATCGCCGCCGTCCTGCGGGAGCGGCAGGCAGCTCGTACCGACCGCTGA
- a CDS encoding AAA family ATPase, whose amino-acid sequence MPDLHERGPEIGSAVEAIRSLCRASGTGAAVEGAEIGELLLYVGSAGLGKTAVLTEVRRSAKREGCTVLFARGGEQQRNEPFHVVRQLLQPVLAAMAAAERRRVFGPWHDIVGPAVGLLPPGGQPDPQGVRDGLDFVLTQLAQRRAPLVLIVDDLHWADLESLRWLAAFALRARELPVLLVFACRDEFPAQALALHRSVMGRADRRHELRPLQPASVASLVRASLGDTAEDAFCRQVWAVTGGNPYETTALLREVRDQRLDPVEENSGQLRELAAEARGMTLKHWLDKLGPSSLRFAWAASVLGTDIHPGLAAGICAQGPGAAAESIRDLRKHRVLTSTSDGRLEFVHPLIATSVYQSMPVATRTGMHGVAAVEIENAGLGLLAASRHLLETLPDGDDETVRKLRTAAAEHLAIGAPEAAQRCLQRAMSEPPADEDRAQVLYELGCSALLTNPATTVNQLRLALAEQDGLGPELRVDATFRLAQALAHSNQLGAAAAVCAEEAARTATGPGRLRLEVAHFMFAAFQARDDDGPGRSRRLEAFSREFSGGGSLAGALSVLRCWDLTLRGVDATEAIALAESALEDGGLPPELGWTNSTWGFELPGILGISYLYADRIDRAQALFGEAIWAYQVAGWSGGHLGFAYFLMGLLHFRCGRLDEAEDFLRRALRTAERIAPGIPLQWFAVGVLADTLLARGRTDEAWELATRYSFGPPYPTVMVLPDAPTLYGRLLLARGESVAAAAALAAAGATLDARGWRNTVWAPWTGHLALAVAAQEPDRARELAAEAVRRAEEFGVDSAIGSALRLCAAVHDGPRAVVMLEEAVRLLERSPAGYEHALALVDLGVALLGSDRSLDAVAFLDRGAELAARCGADGLAARARAARSNRSR is encoded by the coding sequence GTGCCCGACCTGCACGAGCGTGGGCCGGAGATCGGGTCGGCGGTCGAGGCGATCCGGTCCCTGTGCCGGGCGTCCGGGACCGGTGCGGCGGTCGAGGGCGCGGAGATCGGTGAACTGCTGCTCTACGTCGGGTCGGCAGGCCTGGGCAAGACCGCTGTGCTCACCGAGGTGCGCCGGTCGGCGAAGCGGGAGGGCTGCACGGTGCTCTTCGCCCGTGGCGGCGAGCAGCAGCGAAATGAGCCGTTCCACGTGGTGCGGCAGCTGCTCCAGCCGGTCCTCGCGGCGATGGCCGCGGCGGAGCGGCGGCGGGTCTTCGGGCCCTGGCACGACATCGTCGGGCCCGCGGTGGGCCTGCTCCCGCCGGGTGGGCAACCCGATCCGCAGGGGGTCCGGGACGGCCTCGACTTCGTCCTCACCCAACTCGCGCAGCGCCGGGCACCGTTGGTACTGATCGTCGATGACCTGCACTGGGCCGACCTCGAATCGCTGCGCTGGCTGGCGGCGTTCGCGCTCCGCGCGCGGGAGTTGCCGGTGCTGCTGGTCTTCGCGTGCCGTGACGAGTTCCCCGCACAGGCCCTGGCGCTGCACCGGAGCGTCATGGGCCGGGCCGACCGGCGGCACGAGCTGCGCCCGTTGCAGCCGGCCTCCGTCGCGAGCCTGGTCCGGGCCTCGCTGGGCGACACCGCCGAGGACGCCTTCTGCCGCCAGGTGTGGGCGGTCACCGGAGGCAACCCGTACGAGACCACCGCGCTGCTGCGCGAGGTCCGCGACCAGCGGTTGGACCCGGTCGAGGAGAACTCCGGCCAGTTGCGTGAACTCGCCGCTGAGGCAAGGGGGATGACGCTGAAGCACTGGCTGGACAAGCTGGGCCCGAGCAGCCTTCGGTTCGCCTGGGCGGCGTCCGTGCTCGGCACCGACATCCATCCGGGGCTCGCGGCCGGCATCTGCGCCCAGGGCCCGGGCGCCGCCGCGGAGTCGATCAGGGACCTGCGCAAGCACCGGGTGCTGACCAGCACCTCGGACGGCCGGTTGGAGTTCGTCCACCCGCTGATCGCCACCTCGGTCTACCAGTCCATGCCGGTCGCCACCCGCACCGGCATGCACGGTGTCGCCGCCGTCGAGATCGAGAACGCGGGCCTGGGCCTGCTGGCCGCCTCCCGGCACCTGCTGGAGACCCTGCCGGACGGCGACGACGAGACGGTGCGCAAGCTGCGCACGGCAGCCGCCGAGCACCTGGCCATCGGCGCGCCGGAGGCGGCGCAGCGCTGTCTGCAGCGCGCGATGAGCGAGCCGCCGGCCGACGAGGACCGGGCCCAGGTGCTCTACGAGCTCGGCTGTTCGGCCCTGCTCACCAATCCCGCCACCACGGTGAACCAGCTGCGCCTGGCGCTGGCGGAGCAGGACGGCCTGGGCCCGGAACTCCGGGTGGACGCGACCTTCAGGCTCGCGCAGGCGCTGGCCCACAGCAACCAGCTCGGCGCGGCCGCCGCGGTGTGTGCCGAGGAGGCCGCCCGAACCGCGACCGGACCGGGCCGACTGCGGCTGGAGGTGGCGCACTTCATGTTCGCGGCCTTCCAGGCGCGGGACGACGACGGCCCTGGCCGCTCCCGCCGACTGGAGGCGTTCAGCCGGGAGTTCAGCGGGGGCGGCAGCCTGGCCGGCGCCCTGTCGGTGCTGCGCTGCTGGGACCTCACGCTGCGAGGCGTGGACGCCACCGAGGCGATCGCCTTGGCGGAGTCCGCCCTCGAGGACGGCGGGCTCCCGCCGGAGCTCGGTTGGACGAACAGCACCTGGGGCTTCGAACTGCCCGGCATCCTCGGCATCTCCTATCTGTACGCCGACCGGATCGACCGCGCGCAGGCCCTGTTCGGCGAGGCGATCTGGGCCTACCAGGTGGCCGGGTGGAGCGGCGGCCACCTGGGATTCGCGTACTTCCTGATGGGGTTGCTCCACTTCCGGTGCGGCCGGCTCGACGAGGCGGAGGACTTCCTGCGGCGCGCCCTGCGCACGGCCGAGCGCATCGCCCCGGGCATCCCGCTGCAGTGGTTCGCCGTAGGGGTGTTGGCCGACACGCTGCTCGCCCGGGGCAGGACCGACGAGGCGTGGGAACTCGCCACGCGGTACTCGTTCGGTCCGCCGTACCCCACGGTGATGGTGCTACCGGATGCCCCCACCCTGTACGGCAGGCTGCTGCTGGCGCGGGGCGAATCGGTGGCCGCGGCGGCGGCGCTGGCGGCTGCCGGAGCCACCCTGGACGCGCGGGGCTGGCGCAACACCGTGTGGGCGCCGTGGACCGGACACCTGGCGCTCGCGGTGGCCGCCCAGGAGCCGGACCGGGCCCGGGAGCTCGCCGCGGAGGCGGTGCGCCGTGCCGAGGAGTTCGGCGTGGACTCGGCGATCGGCAGTGCGCTGCGGCTGTGTGCGGCGGTCCATGACGGGCCGCGGGCCGTGGTGATGCTGGAGGAGGCCGTCCGGCTGCTGGAGCGGTCCCCGGCCGGCTATGAGCACGCCCTCGCGCTGGTCGATCTCGGGGTGGCGCTGCTCGGGTCCGACCGGTCGCTCGACGCGGTCGCGTTCCTCGACCGGGGAGCGGAGTTGGCCGCCCGTTGCGGCGCCGACGGCTTGGCGGCCAGGGCGCGTGCGGCCCGCTCGAACAGATCACGGTGA
- a CDS encoding TetR/AcrR family transcriptional regulator: protein MTDSTESRPPRAAAAGKRQRLTAATARVLHEQGVERTTIADIARAADVPAGNVYYYFKTKDELVEAALAEHSGYLVALTGRLDQLPDPRERLKALVDTWVGERDTAARFGCPTGTLAVELDKRAEGGLDLAVGQVIRQLLDWVERQYRELGVADPQGHALALVGAYQGMSLLTNALRDPEIMTREGARLTRELDQL from the coding sequence GTGACTGACTCAACAGAATCCCGACCGCCTCGCGCGGCAGCCGCCGGCAAGCGGCAGCGACTGACGGCCGCCACCGCCCGGGTCCTGCACGAGCAGGGCGTGGAGCGCACGACCATCGCCGACATCGCCCGCGCCGCCGACGTCCCCGCGGGCAACGTGTACTACTACTTCAAGACCAAGGACGAGCTGGTCGAGGCCGCCCTCGCCGAGCACTCCGGCTACCTGGTGGCCCTGACCGGCCGGCTCGACCAGCTTCCCGACCCGCGCGAACGCCTCAAGGCCCTGGTCGACACCTGGGTCGGTGAGCGCGACACCGCGGCCCGCTTCGGCTGCCCCACCGGCACGCTGGCCGTCGAACTCGACAAGCGGGCCGAAGGTGGGCTCGATCTGGCGGTGGGTCAGGTCATCCGTCAGCTGCTGGACTGGGTGGAGCGGCAGTACCGCGAACTGGGCGTCGCCGACCCCCAGGGCCACGCCCTGGCGCTCGTCGGCGCCTACCAGGGCATGTCCCTGCTCACCAACGCGCTGCGCGACCCGGAGATCATGACCCGCGAGGGAGCCCGGCTCACCCGCGAACTCGATCAGCTCTGA
- a CDS encoding SDR family oxidoreductase, whose amino-acid sequence MIVVTGATGNVGRALVGLLTEAGLPVTAVARHITAADVPPGVRAVAADLAEPAGLRPAFDGARALFLLVAGEDPDGILAAARDAGISQVVLLSSQGAGTRPRAYQHPARFEAAVRESGLDWTVLRSGGMATNAFAWAESIRTRRGAEAPFGDVGLPFVDPEDVAAVAAAALREPGAHLGATHTLTGPASTTPRERAAAIAAALGEPVRFTEQTRAQAHEQMARFMPLPAVEGTLAILGEPTEEEQRVSPDVERVLGRAPHSFDAWAQRNAPAFR is encoded by the coding sequence ATGATCGTGGTGACGGGTGCGACCGGGAACGTCGGACGTGCGCTGGTGGGGCTGCTCACCGAGGCGGGGCTGCCCGTGACGGCCGTGGCGCGACACATCACCGCTGCCGACGTGCCGCCGGGCGTACGGGCCGTGGCCGCCGACCTGGCCGAGCCGGCCGGGCTGCGGCCGGCCTTCGACGGCGCGCGGGCCCTGTTCCTCCTGGTGGCGGGCGAGGACCCGGACGGCATCCTGGCAGCGGCACGGGACGCCGGGATCAGCCAGGTCGTCCTGCTCTCCTCCCAGGGCGCCGGCACCCGCCCGCGGGCCTACCAGCACCCCGCCCGATTCGAGGCCGCCGTGCGGGAGTCCGGACTCGACTGGACCGTGCTGCGCTCGGGCGGGATGGCCACCAACGCCTTCGCCTGGGCCGAGTCGATCCGCACCCGGCGGGGGGCCGAGGCGCCGTTCGGCGACGTCGGCCTGCCCTTCGTCGACCCCGAGGACGTGGCCGCGGTGGCCGCCGCCGCCCTGCGCGAGCCGGGCGCCCACCTGGGCGCCACCCACACCCTGACCGGCCCCGCCTCCACCACCCCGCGCGAGCGGGCGGCGGCCATCGCCGCAGCACTGGGCGAGCCGGTGCGCTTCACCGAGCAGACCCGCGCCCAGGCGCACGAGCAGATGGCCCGCTTCATGCCGCTGCCCGCGGTCGAGGGCACCCTGGCCATCCTGGGCGAACCCACCGAGGAGGAGCAGCGGGTCAGCCCCGACGTCGAGCGCGTCCTGGGCCGCGCGCCGCACAGCTTCGACGCCTGGGCACAGCGCAACGCCCCG